One Delphinus delphis chromosome 3, mDelDel1.2, whole genome shotgun sequence genomic region harbors:
- the ARRDC5 gene encoding arrestin domain-containing protein 5, with product MSVVKSIELVLPKDAVYLAGSSIKGQVVLTLNSTLVDPIVKVELVGRGYVEWNEEIGASRDYSRDVICNNKADYVHKTKTFPVEDNWLSAGSRTFDFHFNLPARLPSTFTSKSGHVFYFVQASCMGREHILAKKRRYLLVQGTSSDFHAENPLQNPLVVEAKKKIYYNCCRQGTICLQIQMEKNIFTPGERVIFTTEINNQTSKSIKTVIFALYAHVQYEGFTPNAERHSRVDSSELLRQEANTQITPFNTTKIVSTFYLPPVLSVSCSTRDSEIMNTYYELVSTVHLPWSLTSVKVKVPIIITRAPVDSDSCGLLDGSSVIVSLDHQN from the exons ATGTCTGTGGTGAAGTCCATTGAATTAGTGCTGCCCAAGGATGCGGTCTACCTGGCCGGCTCCAGCATAAAAGGGCAGGTGGTTCTAACCCTGAACAGCACCCTGGTGGACCCCATCGTGAAGGTGGAGCTCGTGGGAAGAGGTTATGTGGAGTGGAATGAAGAAATTGGGGCATCCCGCGATTACAGCCGAGATGTTATTTGCAACAACAAGGCTGACTATGTGCACAAGACAAAGACATTCCCAGTGGAGG ATAATTGGTTAAGTGCAGGCAGCCGCACCTTTGACTTCCATTTCAACTTACCTGCCAGGCTCCCTTCTACCTTCACCAGCAAAAGTGGCCATGTCTTTTACTTCGTGCAGGCCTCCTGCATGGGTCGGGAGCACATTCTAGCCAAGAAGAGAAGGTACTTGTTGGTTCAAGGGACTTCTTCGGATTTCCACGCAGAAAACCCATTGCAG AATCCTCTGGTCGTGGAGGCCAAGAAAAAGATCTACTACAATTGCTGCAGACAGGGCACCATCTGCCTGCAGATCCAGATGGAAAAGAACATCTTCACGCCAGGGGAGAGGGTCATTTTCACCACGGAAATCAACAACCAGACCAGCAAGAGCATCAAGACGGTCATCTTTGCCCTCTACGCCCACGTGCAGTACGAGGGCTTCACACCCAATGCAGAGCGACACTCAAGGGTGGACAGCAGTGAGCTGCTTCGGCAGGAGGCCAACACCCAAATCACACCCTTCAACACCACCAAGATCGTCAGCACTTTCTACCTCCCGCCCGTGCTGTCCGTGAGCTGCAGCACACGGGACAGCGAGATCATGAACACCTACTACGAACTGGTCAGCACCGTCCACCTGCCCTGGTCCCTGACCAGTGTCAAGGTCAAGGTGCCCATCATTATCACCAGAGCCCCCGTGGACTCAGACAGCTGCGGGCTGCTGGACGGGAGCAGTGTTATCGTGAGCCTGGATCATCAGAATTAA